ATAATGTGGCAGCATAGTTGAAGGCATGCACACAATAGAAGACGTGGAGATATATGGGTTTCGCCCAATTTGAATGGGCCTTAGTCAAATTTAAGTAAAAACATTGTTTAAGTGTTATTGGTGTCAAGACTCCATCAGGACTTTGGCTCGCAGTGTGGTAATACAAAACGAGCGACAGATTTCCTTTGATCGTAGCATTATTTTCATGACTTCATGAAGATATTGTAAATTATGAGTTCCTCACGTTACTGTGCAACACCCTAACACATAGGAGTGGGATTCTCGTTTGTGAATATTCTTCATCCTAATCAAAACTATGTTTTTCCATTCATTTGGGGTGCTGGGGGACTTGAATATGCCCTTGATTTTCCTTTTACTTTTTCAAGTTAGGTATCAGACAATTTGGAACTTACTTCTACCATTTTATTCTTTGTTTTATAATGTATAGAGGAAACGAGCCCCACATCTTGTCTTTTACTAATTccgaaaaaatatttaaacgtGTCTTGATTCATTGTGAACCCTTACCCCGTTAGCATTGGCACGCTGAACCCCGTTAGCATTGGGACGCTGAACCCCGTTAGCATGGGGACACTGAACCCCGTTAGCATGGGGACACTGAACCCCGTTAGCATGGGGACGCTCAACATGTTAGCATGGGGACGCTGAACCGCGTTAGCATGGGGACGCTGAGCCCCGTTAGCATGGGGGCGCTGAGCCCCGTTAGCATGTGGACGCTGAGCCCCGTTAGCATGGGGACGCTGAACCCCGTTAGCATGGGGACGCTGAACCCCGTTAGCATGGGGACGCTGAACCCCGTTAGCATGGGGACGCTGAACCCCGTTAGCATGGGGACGCTGAACCCCGTTAGCATGGGGACGCTGAACCCCGTTAGCATGGGGACGCTGAACCCCGTTAGCATGGGGACGCTGAACCCCGTTAGCATGGGGACGCTGAACCCCGTTAGCATGGGGACGCTGAACCCCGTTAGCATGGGGACGCTACTCACGTCGTAGCCGCGCAGAACGGCCAGGTGGAAGGACAGCAGCTGCAGGGGGATGACGCTGAGGACCCCCTGCAGGCAGTCCACACAGTGCGGAACCTTGATGGTGCGGCTTGAGTTGTTGATGGTCTCCTGGTCGTCTCGGTCACAGATCACGATGGgccggccctggggggggggggacatacaCACAACGGTAGAGTTGGATTTGGATGAATGCAGCGATATCACCCCAACCCCCTAATCCCAGACCCCGCTCCCCTGAGCCGGGAGGGGATCGGAGCGTGGCAGCGGACCTCGCTGTCCCTGAACCACACACCGGCCGCTGGACTAAGACCCGTTTGAAGGGAGAGTCCACATCTGCTGCGGACACAGTGGTGATGTCATGCGGGCCaggaagccccgcccctccacccTGGTGTTTATTAAGAAGGTGACCAGACCAGAGGGCGCCGGCACACGGGACAAATAAAGCAGTCAGTTGTGATTAGGAGTGGAGGCGAGGGGAGTGGGACCTGCATTCAGGAAGCTCTGGGCTGTGGAAGGAGATGTCCAACGCTCCTCTGTGGGATCACTAGTTAAATGATCCCGTTCGATAGTATTAAAGAATCTGATCTAATCTATCTAATCGTCATTTATTTATCAACATGTTGATTGAGATAGAGTACTTGATTTCAGTTAATCATTCTTCAATAAATACTGGGTTGAGGATGCATATAATTGTAATACAGATCTCTTGACGCCAGTCAGACACTACTCCAGAGAGAACGTATTTGGTTACAGAGGTTAGTATTtaacccccaaaaaaacaaattatCTTGCATAATTCCTTGGATTGACAGCGTTTGTTATCTTGAATCTAGGCCATTAAACCGCAGATGATCAACATATAATGCAATCTGGCTACAAACCGTATTAAGAACATCTGTTGTCCACATTTGGAAGACCTGAACCATGCTGACCAAATTACTTAAACATAACAGAATGTTGGAGTCCGGTAATCGCCTTTTAAAACAACCATGTCCTCAGAACTTATGCGGGAAGTCACACATCTCCTTCACAAAACATACTGAAGCTGCATTCAAACACTGATTGTTGACCAACTAAAATGCAATTCAAAGCTACATTTTGTTTACTTGCTGTAGATCCTTACTGTTCCGacagcaaaatatatatatggtttctctttcttctaacaaatgtacttattgcaagtcgctttgcataaaagcgtctgctgactGCCTTAAATATAAATTTAATACGTATTCTATACTTTCCCTATACCCTTTTAACCCAAGTGATATCATGAAGCGATTTCTTACACATTATCTAATAAATGAATCATTAAGACATTAATGAGAAGGTAGCGGTTGGACGGGGCCAAGGGATGGCCCTCCAGATGGACTGCAGGGTTCATTGTGGTTCAAACCCGGACCCCACCCCATAAACCCATGGCGGCGGCGGTTACCTGGCGGGCGACCACCTGCTGCAGGGCGTTCTGACACTTGACGTAGGTGTGGTCCCTCATGATGATCATGATGACGGGCATCTGCTTGTCCACCAGGGCCAGCGGGCCGTGCTTCAGCTCCCCGGCCAAGATGCCCTCCGAGTGCATGTACGTGATCTCCTTGATTTTCTAACGGGCCGAGGGAAGACCAGTAGTCAGGGGAGGACCAGGACAAATCACATACAAGGAGTGCACAATATCGTTTTCATTCCTTTTAAATAACTATATCTTTATCTACAAGATAAATCTGTCTGATCTGACATAGTTTACTCCCATTTAAGGGTTTCTGGAGTTCGTTGCTAGGGAGTGACAAGCCGGCTCTGCATGCAGAGCGAACCAACAATCACTGATCACGTTGATCAGTTAAATTCCAAGGAGAACAACGAGAGTTGAATGCAATTATTTTGGTTACATAAAAGACGATGTTGACCAAAAGCAGGTGCTTTGTCTAGAGTGCTTCGCAATTGTTGCCAAAACAAAAGGCAACATGACTTTTTCTCTTATTTGCCACCACAAAGCTCTGTATAACGTGTATAAAACACTAAAAAAATCAACCTAATCATTATACAATGATAAACcaaaaatcaatgtttttttatcatATCAGAATACACATCTCATCAGAAAATCATGCAGCCCTTCCCCATACCCAGCCACATCTACATCTCCTCAGAATACTTTTTATCGACAGGCTAGACAGTATAAAACGACATCTAGATACAGAATGGAGCCAGAGAATAACCATGGATCCTGCGCTGGGACCGTTCCTCTGGCTGGGGTCCTTTGAGTTTGCTCAATGTTGAGTCAATGTTGAGACTATAGACTTGGGCCAGGGAAGGTTGCTCACCAGCGCCCCCTCCAGGCAGGTAGCGTAGTGGTAGCCCCGTCCCATGATCAGCACGCTCTTCTGCAGGAAGAGCTCCTCCGCCAGATTCTGGATCTCATCGTCCAGACTCAGCACCTCCTTGATCAGATCTGGACACCACGGGGAACACACCAGCAGTTAGGGGGTGGTTGATAGGGTGGAGTGGTCGGGTTGGTTTACATCGCCTCGTTCCACTGGACCCCAGCCATCCTTCGGCCGGGATCCCGACCCCAGCCCCTGGTCTAGTGGTCCAGCTGGGAGCCTGGCTGGAGGACAGTCACCAGGCTGGGCTGGAGTACACACACTCTGCAGGGCTGGGAGTATGGTCCTCCTCATAAATTCATCCTAAGCCTCATGTCCTTTTGATGAAGAGAAGGGCGCTATACCCCCCCAGAGGGAAACTCAAAGCTCTGCCTCTGTGGTCGTCTGCCTCGCCACATTTGGCTTCATCGTCCCAGCAAGATTATTTTAACAAAACACAGAACTGAGACAAAAGGAGTCCTTGGATACCCTGATATTTCCTTCCGGCCCCCCTAGCCCCCCGGCCGGTTGACCAAGAGCTCATCTTACCCGGCAGGACTCTCAGGCCCTGGATGATCTCACGCCTCCGGGGCTGCATGGAGATGCGGTCGTCACACATCAGCAGGGCGAACATGATCAGCGCCACGAACTGACTGGTGTAGGcctgcgaacacacacacacacacacacacacacacacacacgacatgaTCAGCACCACAAACTGACTGGTGTAGGCCTGCGatcgaagacacacacacacacacacacacacacacacacacacacacacacacacacacacacacacacacacacacacacacacacacacacacacacacgagcagcgCCACAAACTGACTGGTGTAGGCAACAACgggatctatctatctatctatctatctatctatctatctatctatctatctatctatcacacAACACGCACGTCAGCATGGCGGTCATGAAAAAAAGGGGTTTGAAGTTCAGGGTCGAGGCACATGGAAGACTTGGTTTCCCTCCCAACGTCTCCATTACAGTTAAGTCATTGTGAACAACGCCTTATTATTGGTTTGGAGTTGGCCGACGGGTCATACATCGGCCACCATGTGACAACGTAGAACCAAGAAAAACCTCTTACACAAGACAAGGCATGAAGAGATCCCATTATCTAGTCAAAAGGTTTGGGATGTCTGAGAATACCGCTCCGCTCGTAACCCCCCGTTCAGATGTGTGCGACGGTGAGCGTGCCATCATCAACATCGCATTCCAAAAGCCTTCCCTGCCCAGTTGGATTCGCTGATCGCCAGCGAAGCCAACTCTCTTTCCCAGGACTCTCTGGAGTCGGAAACGCTAGCGTCTCAAGCCAAGGGAACGGCTGTAAAAcctgttaaaatatgttttttttccctgaCGGCGCTGGATCCACAGAACCAAGGACAGACCACGCTCCCGGGACAAACCGTGGCAGCTCACACCGCGCTCACGGTCACTGCCGCAGAGCTCCACGTGTCCCTGGATACGTAGGGTGGAACGTGAAGCGCAACGCTGATGACATGGGTCCTCAATGCAAGGCAATTACAGCCCTAACGATGGGACAAAGtgtaaaacaaaccaaaataaaaaagggtttTCTCATCTCCTTCAGCATTTATAAGATGTTCACCCACAGTGATTATCGACCAGATTATTCTTTTTCATGGAAATCATTTGCAGGACCAGCCTTTGCGCAGCATCAAAGCAACCTCCCTTTGGGGGATTAAAGCTTCGTCAGAGACGTTTCATGTCGACAAATCCCAACCACACGGAAGAAGTTTCCCTTTCTCGTCAGAAAAAAAACCCAACATGCATAAGAAATAAGAGAGAGGAGCATGTGAAGTCTATTAGCGGGCGAGGACCAATCTCTGGACTGCACAGCGGCTTGCGTGTGCAGGCTGGGCGTGGGCGTGCAGTCAGCAGGGAgcaaacagacggacagacggagagCATGGCGTCTCATAATGCGTGTCGGTTCCCCAGGCGCCAAGATAACGCAGGGCTCAGAGAGCCTGAGGGCTGAGGTCAGAGAGGGACCTGCCCCAAGCCCTCACTCCcatcccctccttcccccccctctcccctgggaGGGACAACCTTATATTGTGTGATAAGGTATATTTAATATAGGATTAACTAGGGCCAAATGGAGCAATCTTGTATGGGTTGTGTGTACTACTACGTACGTGCCTATGAAAGGTACATGCAAGATTACTGAGACTGCGAGCTGTGCAACATGGTCCACACTGGACAAGATGCTCTTGACTTAGTTAGAGAGTAACTCCCTTATAGTAGGAGGGTTTAATGCATCCCACAGGGCATGCTCTGCCGTCGCGtttaaccgtgtgtgtgtgtgtgtgtgtgtgtgtgtgtgtgtgtgtgtgtgtgtgtgtgtgtgtgtgtgtgtgtgtgtgtgtgtgtgtgtgtgtgtgtgtgtgtgtgtgtgtgtgtgtgtgtcaagttgCACAATGAGCTGCTACAGAAGGCCTATAACAAACTGCCCATGGGAATATGTCTTTTTAGTAAGTTGAAAGAACGGCATGTCTTCGGTACGGCTCTGATCAACTTCACACTGGGGCTGTTAGGAGGGGGCCCCGCCATTCAGCACAGAGGGGTGCCGGGTGTCCGGACAACACAGTGCTGACCACTCACCTCGGCGCTGACCGCTCACCTCGGCGCTGACCGCTCACTTAGAGGATGACCGCTCCCTTGGATGCCGACCGCTCACCTTGGTGCTGGCCACGCCGATCTCGGGGCCGGCGTTGATGTGCACGCCGCAGTCCGTCTCCCTGGAGATGGAGCTGCCCACGGTGTTGGTGATGCCCACCGTCAGAGCCCCCCTCTCCTTGCAGTATCGCAGCGCCATCAGGCTGTCCGCCGTCTCCCCTAGGGAAAGGGGGGAACGCAGGATAAGTTGGGTTCGTTCACTTGGTTGTGCAACCCTACTGCCGGGTTAGATTTGAtttgtggaggaagaggaaattCCTCGCGCTTGGTATAGGCGTAGAGACGGGAAGGCAACACAAGACACATGACAGACACAGCTCAACACACGCAGGGACAGGATGACAATTTAATACAGAAATATGGAAGATAGAAACCAGAACACAAAAAGGGCATTGACATATTCATGTTTCTTCTTTGTGAATAAAGCCTGAAGCCCACAATGAACCAGAGAACACTAGAAGAATACTGTGTTTTATTTGGGGCTGTATTTTTCTGCACGTTTCATAAAGGATTGAAGTCCATTTGTAATGCAAAAATGCAAAAACATGACGTTTCCTGACACCACCGGGAGCATTGGGCTGAACACTTGAACTCTCACACCTCCGCCCAACACCAATGTTTTGATTAAGGTGTAGCGCATTCTGTCCCCATGGATCAATATCACTAAGTGTTTTGACACTTGATACTTTTGCACTGAGCGGTTTCCAGCTGTGGGGTGTTGCCAACGGCAAGCAAACCTCCTCACCCGATTGGCTGATGAAGAAGCACACGTCGTCTCGGAACACGGGCGTGTTCCTGTCCAGGAAGTCGCTGGACAGCTCCACCATGACGGGCAGCTCCGTGAGCTCCTCCAGTATCTGACGGGTCTGGGGGGGAAACCAAGAACAGCTCAGTATggggcatcacacacacacacacacacacacacacacacacacacacacacacacacacacacacacacacacacacacacacacacacacacacacacacacacacacacacacacacacacacacacacaccgatggaATCGTTGACAACACCCATGTCCTGATGATACTAGTGTGATCTGAACGGGACGGTGGGTGGTGGGCCTTACTGCCACGCCCGCGTGGTAGCTGGTCCCACAGGCGATGAGTATCAGCCGTCGACACCTCTGGATCTCTTTGATATGGTCCTTCAGCCCCCCCAGCATCActggagggagagtgggggagggacagcaaccacacatcatcatcaccatcactaaAGAATGCTGAGACacctctggtgggggggggggggggggggggttctcattAACCACATGAGCCCAAAAGGTCCAGAAAGGGTCCAACACAGAGGAGGCTGGAACTGGGACACTTGCTTTGTTTATCTTTCAATAAAGATCTAGACAGACAGCGTAAACAGCTGACAACTGAAATCAAGACCATAACAAGAAGTGCTCCGGGTTAACAGACCTCAGACTGATTAGGTCCCATTCACGTCAACATCCATTATCATGAGTTCACCAGGTCGTGACATTGTTTGGAACTGGAGTCCGATCTCTTCAGAAGCTGCCAGCCgcagggcctctctctctcactctctcacctgtGTTGTCATCAAAGTTGACCCTGCCTCGCATGGTGTTGAACACGGACTCTGGCTGTTCGAAGATCTCCTTCTGCATGAACGCACGGTAGTTTCCTGCACAAGCGAAGGGAATGCACGTAAACAGGAAGGAACACagttacaaataaatacataaaccaTGAAATTACCTCATGCCAATGTTGTCAGCATACAACTTGTCAACATAAAGTTCACCACAATTTGGTAACATGCTCAGACATATGCAGTCATTTATCACTGTTCCTGTTGTGAAGAAGTTGTGTTTTCTTTGCTGCTCAAACAGACAACAATTCTATAAACATTGGCAGCATAAGTGAAATATTGAATAGTTTTTTGCCCACAGCTGACAGTAATTTGTGTAATTTAGGTTCTGAGGGAGGATAGGCTGCAGGACtttggttgagagagagagagagaaactgaatGACTGGCCCGGAAAGGAATGTCTTCCATGCATTGTCAACATCAGCTCTATGCTGCCCTCTGCTGACAAACCTCTGGCACATAAATCTGCCCTTCCTAGGATATAAACGTTTctgcagctgggggggggggatgttggcACCTGGCTGTCAAAGATAAGGGATTCAATCAACAGAACATAGTCTGCCTTGTGTTAACATCTGCCACACAAAAGGGAGCTCACAGGGCTAAATTACAGGCCACGGTACCCAGTCTTCATTTACACAGCTGGGGGGTCATTATGAACCagcagtgtttgtttgtggaggTTTCTGCACCTGGGGCAGGGTTCAGGGTGTACAGCAACCTGTCCCTACGACCACAGAGCTTTAGGGAGGAATGCAGTTAGACAGCTGATGCTGCTACTAACAGTTGTATTGTATTCACAACAGGCTCATCAGGACAGCTGCTTTCAAAGGTTACGAGCTATCGGGGTGATCTCACAGTGACATCCATGATAACTAAAAAGAGTGTCGGTTTGGATTTACCCAGAGGGCCTGTGAAACAGCTTCCTCCCTGGGGGTCCAGAGTGGTCCTACACCTACTATTATTGTCGCTCTGAATGGAGCAGATCAGTAACGTTGAAATCCCCCCACATGACGGCGGCTTCACCAAACTACGACCCTAGAACTGCTTCTCTTCTTGCATTATTAGCAGAATGTGGTCTGGGTTCACATCCCTTGGTCAGGGTTCACATCCCTTAGCGCCGTCCTGCGTCTCAATCAGGTGAACCAAAGCTTTAAGAGTTTGCTGCTTTTACACTCACGCCCAAAGTGAACCATTCCAACCGCATCTACCTTGCATCTCTCGCAGCTGATGATAAACTGTCAAAGGACATTTATTTATAGCGTTTCATTAACATGTACATAAACCTTTAGGTGGAAGCCTTTAGAACAAGGTCAAACGTGCATGTTCTTAGTTATGAAACGATAACGAGCCTAAAGCGTCCTATAATTGAAGTTTAAACGACTTTAAAAATGTCCATAATTAAAAATCAGAACAGTGTCTTTTGTcatttaaacatgtatttaAAAGGGGAGATGTTGGCCGTCTCTACAGGGGAAAGTAAGTGAAGCTTCGGCTACTCTTTGCAGGTCAAAGGAAAATCAGTTGACAGAAGGAACTAATACTAAAGTAACTTAAATCTCCCTGTTGCTCTCACTGATGGGAGATCCAATCAAAAAGGAGGCGTCTGGTTTGACCCGTCGTTTCTCATATACGAGTCAGTCTGGTGGAAATTCTTCCAACAGTTTTGTCACTGAAACTCAGACTGAACTTCAAGAGTTATCATAATAAAAGGGTAAAAAATGTGTGAAAGAAAAGTAGTCTCTGCAGAGAGCCCTCTCAGCACGGAGAGCATACAATGTGTAAGTGCTGCATTGAGCCCCGTACAGCGGCCCACTCCACTGTTAGAGCAGGGAGACGTCCTTGAGGCACAGCTGCAGATAGGGAGGCCAGCGCTCTTTCATCCATCTCAGCATGGGGCTCGTGGTGTTACCGTGTCTGAGGCGCTCCGTTCCCCTCAAGGGCGATGAGCGGGGTACAAACCGGGCTCACAGCGTCTAGGCGTCTTGTGAAAAACATCTTCAATTTCCAGTCAgtcagtttatgtgtgtgtaagcgtgagCGCTTCTGTGCTTTTTTGTATAACGGTTACCCAATGAGattcaggagggggggggggggggggggcagataaaCAGGTTTATCTGCAAACCACACCAGGTTCACTCTCAGCCAGCTGAAAACCACATCAAATAGTGTCTCCCAGCTCCCTAACCGCGCTCACCCTTCATGATCTGCTGCAGCTCCATCTGCAGGGTCTGGATGGCGCGGGCCGGGTGGTCCCCCGCGGTGCGCTTGATGCGGTGGATGGACAGCCGCCCCTCGTTCACCGCCGCCACGTCGTCGTCCTCCAGGAAGATCACCCGGTTGGTGTGCTCGATGACCGCGCTGCCGTGGCGAcacgggggagaggggagacgggggacgggggtaAGTATGCGGTGCCTTGCCCTTTAAGCAGGGAGCATCTGTGGATAGGATCCATTATTTTTACCGGATTGgctattttaaaacaaaaatcttCAACAAGACATCAAACACCTTCCATTAATCTAATAACATCAAGCAGGTAACATCAGACCACCAACTAATGTGTGTTCAATATCCATCATGTTAACCATGGCTCCTTGTACCTTAACCTTTGCATTTGGCTAATTCTCAAATGTGAACAGCCCTATTTTGAACCGTGTATACAGGTATACAGATCTGCATGGGGGCGATGGAGCCTCTGGCCACCACACAGACCTTGCGTCAGAAGCAAAGTAGTACTCCACGGCCTTCTCGTCCGTGGGGAACAGAGAGGTGTCCTGGTCCACGCGGGGCAGGGCCGTGCAGCCCTTCTTGTCCTTGCCAGCTGGAAGGAATAAGACCACAGCAGCAGTGAGCCTCATGTGTCTGAACAACATCTGAGCCAGAATCTGAGTGGACCACCACATTTGGTTGACGCTGCAAATTGCTCTGACTTACTAGAGCGGTAGAGAATGGGGATGTGATCTGTAGAGAGTTTGTGGTCGCATTTCACACCAATCAAAAGAGGCCCTCCCCTCCttaatgtggaaaaaaaacaaacaactgtTTATAGTCCATTTCTTTGCATGTCCCACTGAACACTGAGTCTAGATGACGGTAGTAGAACAGACCTGGTCCCGACCGCCTCTCCAGGGTAATGGACGCTCTTGAACACCAGGACAAAGGCTCCTTCCTAAAATAGAGATGAATACAATTAGAGTTGACTAGAGTTGTTCTGATACAGATACCAGAATCGGAAATTCCGTTAATGGTCGGATGGGGACCGTCACCTACGTGTGTTCT
Above is a genomic segment from Gadus morhua chromosome 6, gadMor3.0, whole genome shotgun sequence containing:
- the gfpt1 gene encoding glutamine--fructose-6-phosphate aminotransferase [isomerizing] 1 isoform X1, giving the protein MCGIFAYLNYHVPRTRREILEILLKGLHRLEYRGYDSAGVGIDGGNEKDWESTGRSIQLIKQRGKVQALDEEINRITEQQGIDMDVEFDVHLGIAHTRWATHGAPSPVNSHPHRSDKNNEFIVIHNGIITNYKDLRKFLESKDYEFESETDTETIAKLVKYMYDNRENDELSFTTLVERVTQQLEGAFVLVFKSVHYPGEAVGTRRGGPLLIGVKCDHKLSTDHIPILYRSTGKDKKGCTALPRVDQDTSLFPTDEKAVEYYFASDASAVIEHTNRVIFLEDDDVAAVNEGRLSIHRIKRTAGDHPARAIQTLQMELQQIMKGNYRAFMQKEIFEQPESVFNTMRGRVNFDDNTVMLGGLKDHIKEIQRCRRLILIACGTSYHAGVATRQILEELTELPVMVELSSDFLDRNTPVFRDDVCFFISQSGETADSLMALRYCKERGALTVGITNTVGSSISRETDCGVHINAGPEIGVASTKAYTSQFVALIMFALLMCDDRISMQPRRREIIQGLRVLPDLIKEVLSLDDEIQNLAEELFLQKSVLIMGRGYHYATCLEGALKIKEITYMHSEGILAGELKHGPLALVDKQMPVIMIIMRDHTYVKCQNALQQVVARQGRPIVICDRDDQETINNSSRTIKVPHCVDCLQGVLSVIPLQLLSFHLAVLRGYDVDCPRNLAKSVTVE
- the gfpt1 gene encoding glutamine--fructose-6-phosphate aminotransferase [isomerizing] 1 isoform X2; translated protein: MCGIFAYLNYHVPRTRREILEILLKGLHRLEYRGYDSAGVGIDGGNEKDWESTGRSIQLIKQRGKVQALDEEINKQQGIDMDVEFDVHLGIAHTRWATHGAPSPVNSHPHRSDKNNEFIVIHNGIITNYKDLRKFLESKDYEFESETDTETIAKLVKYMYDNRENDELSFTTLVERVTQQLEGAFVLVFKSVHYPGEAVGTRRGGPLLIGVKCDHKLSTDHIPILYRSTGKDKKGCTALPRVDQDTSLFPTDEKAVEYYFASDASAVIEHTNRVIFLEDDDVAAVNEGRLSIHRIKRTAGDHPARAIQTLQMELQQIMKGNYRAFMQKEIFEQPESVFNTMRGRVNFDDNTVMLGGLKDHIKEIQRCRRLILIACGTSYHAGVATRQILEELTELPVMVELSSDFLDRNTPVFRDDVCFFISQSGETADSLMALRYCKERGALTVGITNTVGSSISRETDCGVHINAGPEIGVASTKAYTSQFVALIMFALLMCDDRISMQPRRREIIQGLRVLPDLIKEVLSLDDEIQNLAEELFLQKSVLIMGRGYHYATCLEGALKIKEITYMHSEGILAGELKHGPLALVDKQMPVIMIIMRDHTYVKCQNALQQVVARQGRPIVICDRDDQETINNSSRTIKVPHCVDCLQGVLSVIPLQLLSFHLAVLRGYDVDCPRNLAKSVTVE